One genomic segment of Amycolatopsis granulosa includes these proteins:
- a CDS encoding SDR family oxidoreductase: MGTQQLEGKIALVTGGSRGIGRAVAERLAQDGALVALTYARDEDAAHDTVERIRKDGGRAFAIHAPLGRHGDAAALWSGFDAEIRHHAPGPAVDIIVNNAGIGRSADLAALTEDGFDEVFAVNVRAPFFIVQEGLKRLRDAGRIINISSGAAHLAMPEAIAYGATKSALDNFTRNLAKELGARGITVNSVAPGIIDTDVNAGWLRGNPEAEAHAASLAALGRVGRPEDVADVVAFLASDDARWVTGKVVDATGGSGL; the protein is encoded by the coding sequence ATGGGTACGCAGCAGCTCGAGGGCAAGATCGCGCTCGTCACCGGAGGCAGCAGGGGCATCGGGCGCGCCGTCGCGGAGCGGCTCGCCCAGGACGGTGCCCTCGTCGCACTGACCTACGCCCGCGACGAAGACGCGGCGCACGACACCGTGGAGCGCATCCGGAAGGACGGCGGCCGGGCCTTCGCCATCCACGCACCGCTGGGCCGGCACGGCGACGCCGCGGCCCTGTGGTCGGGCTTCGACGCCGAGATCCGCCACCACGCACCCGGGCCGGCCGTCGACATCATCGTCAACAACGCGGGTATCGGACGCAGTGCGGACCTGGCCGCACTGACCGAGGACGGGTTCGACGAGGTCTTCGCCGTCAACGTGCGAGCGCCGTTCTTCATCGTGCAAGAGGGCCTGAAACGACTGCGCGACGCCGGCCGGATCATCAACATCTCCAGCGGCGCGGCCCACCTCGCCATGCCGGAGGCCATCGCCTACGGCGCCACCAAGAGCGCCCTGGACAACTTCACCCGCAACCTCGCCAAGGAGCTGGGCGCCCGGGGCATCACCGTGAACTCGGTCGCGCCCGGGATCATCGACACCGACGTCAACGCGGGGTGGCTGCGGGGCAACCCGGAGGCCGAAGCCCACGCGGCTTCCCTCGCCGCGCTGGGCCGCGTGGGCCGCCCGGAGGACGTGGCCGACGTCGTGGCCTTCCTCGCCTCGGACGACGCGCGCTGGGTCACCGGCAAGGTGGTCGACGCGACCGGCGGCTCCGGCCTGTGA
- a CDS encoding TIGR00730 family Rossman fold protein, with product MKRICVFCGSSGGGDPVYADAATGLGKLLAERGIGLVYGGASVGLMGAVAGGALAAGGEVIGVIPEHLKRVEIAHDHLSELVVTADMHERKAKMAEYADAFLALPGGAGTLEELAEVWTWAQLGLHGKPIGLVDVAGYYRPFRDFIDHMVAEKFLRPEHRDLVFVDEDPAALLDAFAAYRAPDVAKWQ from the coding sequence GTGAAGCGGATCTGTGTGTTTTGCGGGTCGTCCGGCGGCGGCGATCCGGTGTACGCCGACGCGGCCACCGGGCTGGGCAAGCTGCTCGCCGAGCGCGGCATCGGACTGGTGTACGGCGGCGCGAGCGTCGGCCTGATGGGTGCGGTCGCCGGTGGCGCGCTGGCCGCGGGCGGCGAGGTGATCGGCGTGATCCCGGAGCACCTCAAGCGCGTCGAGATCGCTCACGACCACCTGTCGGAGCTGGTGGTGACCGCCGACATGCACGAGCGCAAGGCGAAGATGGCCGAGTACGCCGACGCCTTCCTCGCCCTGCCCGGCGGGGCGGGCACCCTCGAGGAGCTGGCCGAGGTCTGGACCTGGGCGCAGCTGGGGCTGCACGGCAAGCCGATCGGGCTGGTCGACGTGGCCGGGTACTACCGGCCGTTCCGCGACTTCATCGACCACATGGTGGCGGAGAAGTTCCTGCGCCCGGAGCACCGGGACCTGGTCTTCGTGGACGAGGACCCCGCCGCGCTGCTGGACGCGTTCGCGGCCTACCGGGCGCCCGACGTGGCGAAGTGGCAGTAG
- a CDS encoding TIGR00730 family Rossman fold protein, producing MDGTSEYPEHPREKQRGPVVLRRDRRIESTTTDQRLLDSRGPSDWVHTDPWRVMRIQAEFVEGFGALAEVPRAVTVFGSARTPRDHPEYELGRKIGAGLAGAGFAVITGGGPGAMEAVNRGASEAGGLSVGLGIELPFEQGLNPWVDLGVNFRYFFARKTMFIKYAQAFICLPGGFGTLDELFEALTLVQTKKVTKFPVVLFGRSYWGGLYDWVRDSVHAQGKISDSDLALLHLTDDVDEAVAMVEDAYKAWEDTH from the coding sequence GTGGACGGAACGTCCGAGTATCCCGAGCACCCGCGGGAGAAGCAGCGGGGACCGGTCGTGCTGCGCCGCGACCGGCGCATCGAGTCGACCACGACCGACCAGCGCCTGCTCGACTCGCGCGGGCCCAGCGACTGGGTGCACACCGACCCGTGGCGGGTCATGCGCATCCAGGCCGAGTTCGTCGAGGGCTTCGGCGCGCTGGCCGAGGTGCCGCGCGCGGTCACCGTGTTCGGTTCCGCCCGCACGCCCCGCGACCACCCCGAGTACGAGCTGGGCCGCAAGATCGGTGCCGGCCTGGCCGGCGCCGGGTTCGCCGTGATCACCGGCGGCGGCCCGGGCGCGATGGAGGCGGTCAACCGCGGCGCGTCGGAAGCCGGCGGTCTGTCCGTCGGGCTGGGCATCGAGCTGCCGTTCGAGCAGGGTCTGAACCCGTGGGTCGATCTCGGGGTGAACTTCCGGTATTTCTTCGCCCGCAAGACGATGTTCATCAAGTACGCGCAGGCGTTCATCTGCCTGCCCGGCGGGTTCGGCACACTGGACGAGTTGTTCGAGGCGCTCACGCTGGTCCAGACCAAGAAGGTGACGAAGTTCCCGGTGGTCCTGTTCGGACGGTCCTACTGGGGCGGGCTCTACGACTGGGTGCGCGACTCGGTGCACGCCCAGGGCAAGATCAGCGATTCGGACCTCGCGCTGCTGCACCTCACCGACGACGTGGACGAGGCGGTCGCGATGGTCGAGGATGCCTACAAGGCATGGGAGGACACGCACTAG
- the dapE gene encoding succinyl-diaminopimelate desuccinylase: protein MTTLDLHADPVDLTAALADVHSVSGQEAALADAVLSALRAQAGHLEVVRNGDAVLARTNLGRRSRVVLAGHLDTVPVNENLPVRREGSGDDEVLHGLGTVDMKGGDAVFLHLAATVTEPRHDVTFVFYDNEEVEAVRNGLGRIERELPDWLAGDLAIVGEPSNAVVEAGCQGTMRVELRLPGRRAHTARAWMGVNAIHALGEPLRRLEAYQARTVDIDGLTYREGLQAVRVSGGVAGNVVPDEAVLAVNFRFAPDRSAEQAEKHLREVFDGYELSVVDLSPGALPGLTAPATAELVEAAGGRVAAKLGWTDVARFAALGMPAVNFGPGDPTLAHTREERVAAREIRQVTRVLRDFLAQ from the coding sequence ATGACCACTCTCGACCTGCACGCCGACCCGGTCGACCTGACCGCCGCGCTGGCGGACGTCCACAGCGTCTCCGGTCAGGAGGCCGCGCTCGCCGACGCGGTGCTGTCCGCCCTCCGTGCGCAGGCCGGGCACCTGGAGGTGGTGCGCAACGGCGACGCCGTGCTCGCCAGGACCAACCTGGGCCGCCGCTCGCGCGTGGTGCTCGCCGGGCACCTGGACACCGTGCCGGTCAACGAGAACCTCCCGGTGCGCCGCGAGGGCTCCGGCGACGACGAGGTGCTGCACGGGCTCGGCACGGTGGACATGAAGGGCGGCGACGCGGTGTTCCTGCACCTCGCGGCCACCGTCACCGAGCCGCGGCACGACGTCACGTTCGTCTTCTACGACAACGAGGAGGTCGAGGCCGTGCGCAACGGTCTCGGCCGCATCGAGCGGGAGCTGCCGGACTGGCTCGCCGGTGACCTGGCGATCGTCGGCGAACCGTCGAACGCGGTCGTCGAGGCCGGCTGCCAGGGCACCATGCGGGTCGAGCTGCGGTTGCCCGGCAGGCGCGCCCACACCGCGCGGGCGTGGATGGGTGTGAACGCGATCCACGCGCTCGGCGAACCGCTGCGGCGGCTGGAGGCGTACCAGGCGCGGACCGTGGACATCGACGGCCTCACCTACCGGGAGGGCCTGCAGGCGGTGCGGGTCTCCGGCGGCGTCGCCGGCAACGTCGTGCCGGACGAGGCGGTGCTCGCGGTGAACTTCCGGTTCGCCCCGGACCGCAGCGCGGAACAGGCGGAAAAGCACCTGCGGGAGGTGTTCGACGGCTACGAACTGTCCGTTGTGGACTTGTCACCGGGCGCGCTGCCCGGGCTGACCGCGCCCGCGACGGCCGAGCTGGTCGAGGCGGCGGGCGGCCGGGTCGCGGCGAAACTGGGCTGGACCGACGTGGCCCGGTTCGCCGCGCTGGGCATGCCGGCGGTGAACTTCGGCCCGGGTGATCCGACCCTCGCGCACACCCGCGAGGAGCGCGTGGCGGCCCGGGAGATCCGGCAGGTTACGCGGGTGCTGCGGGACTTCCTGGCCCAGTAA